The nucleotide sequence TACGGCTTCCCCAATTTGCTCAGGGGAAGGTCAACTGATGGGAGTAGTGGTCATTATCAGTGATCATTCTCAAGCGCGTCAACTCACTCGCCAATTATCCTGGCAAGCAAGTCATGATCCCTTGACAGGATTAGTCAATCGACAGGTATTTGAACAACGAGTAGAAAAAGCCTTAGAAAATGTCAAAAGCCAGAATATGACCCATACCCTCGGTTATCTGGATTTGGACAAGTTTAAAATGATTAATGATTCATGTGGTCATGTGGCCGGTGATCATTTGCTGCGTCAAATCTCTTTTTTACTACAACAGCAAATCCGTTCTAGTGATACCATAGCTCGCTTAGGGGGAGATGAATTTGGCTTGTTACTGCTCAATTGTCCCATTGAAGAGGGGAAAAAAATTGCCGAAACACTCAGACAGGCACTTGAGGATTTCCGCTTTATTTGGGAGCAACAGAGGTTTAGTATAGGGGCTAGTATTGGTTTGGTGCCCATAGATGCTGAAAGCGCAGATGTGACCACGCTTCTAGATACGGCTGATACAGCTTGTTATGTGGCTAAAAGTCGAGGCCGTAACCGAATTCATACCTTTAGCCTCGATGAGGAAGAACTTAATCAACAAGGCCAAGCTAGACTCTGGGTTTCGCGCTTAAATCAAGCGTTAGAAAACAACAAGTTCTGTTTATATACCCAAAGAATAGCGCCTATCACTTCAGCAATAGGGACAAATCATTATGAGGTGTTACTGAGATTAGTTGATGAGCAGGGTAATATGATCTTGCCTGGAAATTTCCTGCCTGTGGCTGAACGTTACCACTTGATGCCCATGATTGATCAATGGGTCATTAAAAATTTTTTTAATCACTACGCCCAACATAATAAAACCTCCTGTTTTCAAACTGCTAGACAAGAAAATATTGTCTATAATATTAATCTGTCGGCGGTGAGTCTTAATAATCAGGAGTTTCTTGATTTTTTAAGACAACAATTAGCCTGTCCTCCCATACCTCCTCAATCTTTGTGTTTTGAAATTACAGAAAGTAGTGCGCTCGCTAATTTTAGTCAAGCTAAACTCTTCATGGATACTCTTAAACAATTAGGTTGTCGCTTGGCTTTAGATAATGTAGGCACTGGGATAAATTCTTTAACCTATCTGAAAAATCTGTCGGTGGATTATTTAAAAATTAATATGAGTTTGATTACAGATGCGGTTGACTATACTTTTGTTGAGTGTTTTAATCGCATTGGCCATGCTTTGGGAATGCAGACGATAGCAGAATTTGTTGAGCATCCGGGGATTTTAGAGCCGCTCAAAAGCATGGGGATTGATTATGTACAGGGTTATAGTATTGCCGAACCCGTTCCTTTATGCTTTACAAATATTTTTAATTTGAGGTAATTTAGAAAAGCCGAGTTAAATCAAAACCCATATTGTTAATGATGGCTCAAGAACAATCCTCAAAAATTTGTATTATCATGGGAGTTTCCGGGTCGGGTAAATCCACCATAGGCAAGCTTTTGAGTCAAGAATTAGGTTGGCAATTTTATGATGGAGATGATTTTCATCCTTTAGAAAATGTTGAAAAAATGAAGCAGGGAATTGCTTTAAATGATGCGGATAGAGAGCCTTGGTTAAAAGCGCTGCGGCGTTTAATTGATAACTTACAAACCCAACAGGAAAATGGCATAATTGCTTGCTCGGCCCTGAAGGAAAATTATCGAGAATTGTTACAAGGAAATGATGATAATATTATTTTTA is from Gloeothece verrucosa PCC 7822 and encodes:
- a CDS encoding EAL domain-containing protein; amino-acid sequence: MRPRDNRRPKAAQKNPECKEPLSSQFVLKMAQSLWQKMIAQAPPITDSKLIEVALFSEKELALATLQCLGEAVITTDTSSQITQCNSAAERLLGWTINQIRGLPSGEILRLFDEVTGEAVENPIDKVLQQKQIIRLENSLTFVARDEKEYAINLTASPICSGEGQLMGVVVIISDHSQARQLTRQLSWQASHDPLTGLVNRQVFEQRVEKALENVKSQNMTHTLGYLDLDKFKMINDSCGHVAGDHLLRQISFLLQQQIRSSDTIARLGGDEFGLLLLNCPIEEGKKIAETLRQALEDFRFIWEQQRFSIGASIGLVPIDAESADVTTLLDTADTACYVAKSRGRNRIHTFSLDEEELNQQGQARLWVSRLNQALENNKFCLYTQRIAPITSAIGTNHYEVLLRLVDEQGNMILPGNFLPVAERYHLMPMIDQWVIKNFFNHYAQHNKTSCFQTARQENIVYNINLSAVSLNNQEFLDFLRQQLACPPIPPQSLCFEITESSALANFSQAKLFMDTLKQLGCRLALDNVGTGINSLTYLKNLSVDYLKINMSLITDAVDYTFVECFNRIGHALGMQTIAEFVEHPGILEPLKSMGIDYVQGYSIAEPVPLCFTNIFNLR
- a CDS encoding gluconokinase, which translates into the protein MMAQEQSSKICIIMGVSGSGKSTIGKLLSQELGWQFYDGDDFHPLENVEKMKQGIALNDADREPWLKALRRLIDNLQTQQENGIIACSALKENYRELLQGNDDNIIFIYLQGSFETIRKRLLHREGHFMKENLLNSQLETLETPHNAIVVDISLSPQEMVDKIIAYLQPKFDGYPL